The following are from one region of the Corynebacterium hindlerae genome:
- the argB gene encoding acetylglutamate kinase yields MTKHLTPSERAHVLAEALPWLQHYRDKIVVVKYGGNAMTDESLKAAFAADMVFLRTVGVKPVVVHGGGPQISSMLSRLGLDGEFKGGFRVTTPEVMEVVRMVLFGQVGRDLVNLINSHGPYAVGTSGEDGGLFRAEKRLVEVDGELTDIGLVGNITEVNADTIRDIIDAGRIPVVSTVAPGEDGEVYNINADTAAGALAGALGAERLVILTNVEGLYTDWPNKDSLVSAIKSSKLREILPELDSGMIPKMESCLSAVDMGVVASHVIDGRIAHSVLLELLTMGGIGTMVLPDGYDRDNYPDGTVFRKDK; encoded by the coding sequence ATGACCAAACATTTGACTCCATCTGAGCGGGCCCACGTCCTCGCCGAAGCGCTACCGTGGCTGCAGCACTATCGGGACAAGATCGTGGTGGTCAAGTACGGCGGTAATGCCATGACCGACGAGTCCCTCAAAGCTGCGTTCGCCGCCGACATGGTGTTTCTCCGCACCGTGGGTGTGAAGCCGGTGGTCGTCCATGGCGGGGGACCACAGATCTCCTCGATGCTGAGCCGCCTTGGACTGGATGGCGAGTTCAAGGGCGGTTTCCGCGTCACCACCCCAGAGGTGATGGAAGTGGTACGCATGGTGCTCTTTGGGCAGGTGGGGCGTGACCTGGTCAACCTCATCAACTCGCACGGCCCCTACGCTGTGGGTACTTCGGGGGAAGATGGCGGGCTGTTCCGCGCGGAAAAGCGCCTGGTTGAGGTAGACGGGGAGCTCACGGACATCGGGCTGGTGGGCAACATCACCGAGGTCAATGCAGACACGATCCGGGATATCATCGACGCCGGCCGTATCCCGGTAGTCTCCACCGTTGCCCCCGGCGAGGACGGCGAGGTTTACAACATCAACGCCGACACCGCCGCCGGCGCGTTAGCAGGGGCGCTCGGGGCCGAGCGCCTCGTCATCTTGACCAACGTCGAGGGCCTCTACACGGATTGGCCGAACAAAGACTCGCTGGTGTCCGCGATTAAGTCCTCCAAGCTGCGGGAGATTCTGCCAGAGCTGGACTCGGGCATGATCCCGAAGATGGAGTCCTGCTTGTCTGCCGTTGATATGGGCGTGGTGGCGTCACACGTGATTGACGGACGCATCGCCCACTCAGTGCTGCTCGAACTGCTTACTATGGGCGGCATCGGCACGATGGTGCTGCCTGACGGCTATGACCGTGACAATTACCCCGATGGAACCGTGTTCAGGAAGGATAAATAG
- a CDS encoding acetylornithine transaminase, with amino-acid sequence MPQWSHTLMDNYGTPPLTIVSGKGAQLTDDHGRTHIDLLAGIAVNSLGYGHPALVEAVSDQVANLAHVSNLFQSAPVLDLGAALIERFAAGDAILADDTRVFFCNSGAEANEAAFKLARLTGKRRILAAEHGFHGRTMGSLALTGQPDKRKAFEPLPTGAEFFPYGDVDYLRKLVEINPSDVAAIIVEPIQGETGVIPAPGGFLKAVREICDEHEILFIVDEVQTGIGRTGDFFAHQHDGVIPDVVTMAKGLGGGLPIGACLAHGAAAQLFTPGSHGTTFGGNPVSCAAGNVVLSVIDDNFCADVKRKGAALAGQVAQLPQVDHVRGRGLMLGVVLKGEWAKQAVAKSPEYGVIVNAPSASVLRLTPPLIISDEEIEAAVQRIGELLADVEKES; translated from the coding sequence ATGCCACAGTGGTCACACACCCTGATGGACAATTACGGCACTCCGCCGCTGACCATCGTCTCAGGCAAGGGCGCGCAGCTTACCGACGACCACGGCCGCACCCACATTGACCTCCTCGCCGGCATTGCTGTGAATTCTCTCGGCTACGGCCACCCAGCTCTGGTGGAGGCAGTATCTGACCAGGTGGCAAACCTTGCGCACGTGTCTAACCTCTTCCAGTCCGCGCCGGTGCTCGATCTGGGAGCTGCCCTCATTGAGCGCTTCGCCGCTGGCGACGCCATCCTGGCGGACGACACCCGCGTGTTCTTCTGCAACTCTGGAGCTGAGGCTAACGAAGCTGCTTTCAAGCTTGCTCGCTTGACTGGGAAGCGTCGAATCCTTGCGGCCGAGCACGGCTTCCACGGCCGGACCATGGGCTCTTTGGCCCTCACCGGCCAGCCCGACAAGCGGAAAGCCTTCGAGCCGCTGCCAACCGGAGCGGAGTTCTTCCCCTACGGCGATGTTGATTACCTGCGCAAGCTGGTAGAGATCAACCCGAGCGATGTCGCGGCGATCATCGTGGAGCCGATTCAGGGCGAAACTGGCGTTATCCCGGCCCCGGGCGGCTTTTTGAAGGCGGTGCGCGAGATCTGTGATGAACACGAGATTCTGTTCATCGTCGATGAGGTGCAAACCGGTATTGGCCGCACGGGCGATTTCTTCGCCCACCAGCACGATGGCGTCATCCCCGATGTGGTCACGATGGCCAAAGGCCTCGGTGGTGGCCTGCCAATCGGCGCCTGCCTCGCCCACGGCGCTGCGGCGCAACTGTTCACCCCTGGTTCCCACGGCACCACCTTCGGCGGCAATCCTGTCTCTTGCGCAGCCGGAAACGTGGTGCTGTCCGTGATTGACGACAACTTCTGCGCGGATGTCAAGCGCAAGGGCGCAGCGTTAGCAGGGCAGGTCGCGCAGCTGCCCCAGGTCGATCATGTCCGGGGTCGTGGCCTCATGCTGGGCGTGGTCCTCAAGGGGGAGTGGGCGAAACAAGCCGTGGCGAAATCGCCGGAGTACGGGGTGATTGTGAACGCGCCGTCGGCAAGCGTGCTGCGTTTGACCCCACCGCTGATCATCAGCGACGAAGAAATCGAAGCCGCTGTGCAGCGCATCGGTGAGCTGCTGGCAGACGTTGAAAAGGAGTCCTAG
- the argF gene encoding ornithine carbamoyltransferase, which yields MVRHFLADDDLTPAEQAEVLALAAELKRAPYSRDTFAGPQSVAVLFDKTSTRTRFSFDAGIAHLGGHAIVTDSGSSQMGKGESYQDTGAVLSRFVSAIVWRTYAHSNLEAMAETAAVPIVNALSDDLHPCQILADLQTCIENLCPDEGPAGLKGKKAVYLGDGDNNMANSYLIGFATAGMDIAICAPQDFQPKPEFVERAQKRATETGATVTVTDSLDVVNGADVVITDTWVSMGMENDGLDRRTPFLPYQVNEDVMQRAKQTAVFLHCLPAYRGNEVTAEVIDGPQSRVFDEAENRLHAQKALLVWLMEHQHD from the coding sequence ATGGTTCGTCACTTTCTCGCCGACGATGACCTCACCCCAGCAGAGCAGGCGGAAGTCCTGGCCCTCGCGGCTGAGCTTAAACGCGCGCCCTATTCGCGCGACACCTTCGCTGGCCCGCAGTCAGTGGCGGTGCTGTTTGATAAGACGTCGACCCGCACGCGGTTTTCCTTTGATGCGGGTATCGCGCACCTCGGCGGACATGCCATCGTGACCGACTCCGGCAGCTCCCAAATGGGTAAGGGGGAGTCCTACCAGGACACGGGCGCCGTACTTTCTCGCTTTGTGTCTGCGATCGTGTGGCGTACCTACGCCCATTCCAATTTGGAAGCGATGGCCGAGACCGCGGCGGTGCCGATCGTCAACGCACTCTCCGATGACCTGCACCCCTGCCAGATCCTCGCTGATCTGCAAACCTGTATCGAAAACCTCTGCCCAGATGAAGGCCCAGCAGGACTGAAGGGCAAGAAGGCCGTCTACCTTGGCGACGGCGACAACAACATGGCTAACTCCTACCTCATCGGTTTCGCCACCGCAGGCATGGACATCGCCATCTGTGCTCCGCAGGATTTCCAGCCCAAGCCGGAGTTCGTGGAGCGCGCGCAGAAGCGGGCCACTGAGACGGGCGCTACCGTGACCGTCACGGATTCCTTGGACGTGGTCAACGGTGCTGACGTGGTCATCACTGATACCTGGGTATCCATGGGGATGGAAAACGACGGCCTGGATCGGCGCACCCCATTCCTGCCATACCAAGTAAACGAGGACGTGATGCAGCGCGCAAAACAGACTGCGGTATTCTTGCACTGCCTGCCTGCATACCGGGGTAATGAAGTGACCGCTGAGGTCATTGACGGCCCGCAGTCACGCGTTTTCGACGAAGCCGAGAACCGCCTACACGCGCAAAAAGCGCTGTTGGTGTGGCTCATGGAGCATCAACATGACTAA
- a CDS encoding arginine repressor yields the protein MTNPVTRTARQARILEILERYRVSSQVQLSELLLDEGIDITQATLSRDLDELGAKKVRPDGGRAFYAVGLVDGQRIEQPRGPQEKLRRMLDDLLVSVDHTGNIAVLRTPPGAAQYLASFIDRVGMNEVVGTIAGDDTVFVLAREPMTGKELGELFSRRA from the coding sequence ATGACTAATCCTGTAACTCGAACTGCCCGCCAAGCGCGCATCCTGGAGATCCTGGAACGCTACCGTGTCTCCAGTCAGGTGCAGCTATCTGAACTTCTTCTCGACGAAGGCATCGACATCACCCAAGCCACGCTCTCCCGCGACTTGGATGAACTCGGCGCCAAAAAGGTACGCCCGGACGGCGGGCGAGCCTTCTACGCCGTGGGGCTTGTCGACGGCCAACGCATCGAGCAACCCCGTGGCCCACAGGAGAAACTCCGCCGCATGCTCGATGATCTCCTGGTCTCCGTGGATCACACCGGAAACATAGCTGTGCTGCGCACCCCGCCCGGGGCAGCCCAATACCTCGCTAGCTTCATCGACCGCGTGGGCATGAACGAAGTTGTCGGTACCATCGCAGGTGATGACACCGTCTTCGTGTTGGCCCGCGAACCGATGACTGGCAAAGAACTCGGCGAACTGTTCAGCCGCCGCGCATAA
- a CDS encoding argininosuccinate synthase, producing MSNRVVLAYSGGLDTSVAIPYLAKMTGGEVIAVSLDLGQGGEDMESVRQRALDCGAVESIVIDAKDEFANDYCLPTIKANGMYMKQYPLVSAISRPLIVKHLIKAAQEHGGTHVSHGCTGKGNDQVRFEVGFRALDPSLEIIAPARDYAWTRDKAIAFAEEINLPIEQSKKSPFSIDQNVWGRAVETGFLEDLWNPPTKDLYAYTEDPALGNAPDELIISFDGGKPVAIDGRPVTVLEAIEELNRRGGAQGVGRLDMVEDRLVGIKSREIYEAPGAMILIAAHEAMEDVTVERELGRYKRLVDARWSEEVYDGLWFGQLKKSLDAFIESTQEHVSGDIRVVLHAGKIVVNGRRSNHSLYDFNLATYDTGDTFDQTAAKGFVQLHGLSTQIANKRDREA from the coding sequence ATGTCTAATCGCGTAGTTCTCGCATATTCCGGCGGCCTCGACACCTCTGTCGCGATCCCTTACCTTGCCAAGATGACCGGCGGCGAAGTCATTGCTGTGTCCCTCGACCTCGGCCAGGGCGGCGAGGACATGGAGTCCGTACGTCAGCGCGCCCTGGACTGTGGCGCTGTTGAGTCCATCGTCATTGACGCCAAGGACGAGTTCGCCAACGACTACTGCCTGCCAACCATCAAGGCCAACGGCATGTACATGAAGCAGTACCCACTGGTATCTGCAATTTCCCGCCCGCTGATCGTCAAGCACCTGATCAAGGCTGCCCAGGAGCACGGCGGCACCCACGTCTCCCACGGCTGCACCGGTAAGGGCAATGACCAGGTCCGTTTCGAGGTCGGTTTCCGCGCCCTGGACCCATCCCTGGAAATCATCGCCCCTGCCCGTGACTACGCCTGGACCCGCGACAAGGCCATCGCCTTCGCTGAGGAAATCAACCTGCCCATCGAGCAGTCCAAGAAGTCCCCATTCTCCATCGACCAGAACGTGTGGGGCCGCGCCGTGGAAACCGGCTTCCTGGAGGACCTGTGGAACCCACCAACGAAGGACCTCTACGCTTACACCGAGGATCCAGCGCTCGGCAACGCTCCTGACGAGCTCATCATTTCCTTCGACGGTGGCAAGCCAGTGGCCATCGACGGCCGCCCGGTCACCGTCCTCGAAGCCATCGAAGAGCTGAACCGTCGCGGTGGTGCCCAGGGCGTCGGCCGCCTGGACATGGTCGAGGACCGCCTCGTCGGCATCAAGTCCCGCGAAATTTACGAGGCCCCCGGCGCCATGATCCTCATCGCAGCGCACGAGGCGATGGAGGACGTCACCGTGGAGCGCGAGCTCGGCCGCTACAAGCGCCTTGTCGACGCCCGCTGGTCCGAGGAAGTCTACGACGGCCTGTGGTTCGGCCAGCTGAAGAAGTCCCTGGACGCCTTCATCGAGTCTACCCAGGAACACGTTTCCGGCGACATCCGCGTCGTGCTGCATGCCGGCAAGATTGTGGTCAACGGACGCCGTTCCAACCACTCCTTGTACGACTTCAACCTCGCCACTTACGACACTGGCGACACCTTCGACCAGACCGCGGCTAAGGGCTTCGTCCAGCTGCACGGCCTGTCCACCCAGATCGCTAACAAGCGCGACCGCGAGGCATAA
- the argH gene encoding argininosuccinate lyase → MAGTNEGALWGGRFSGGPSEAMFALSVSTHFDWVLAPYDVLASKAHARVLHKAGLLSDADLDTMLSGLDQLGAAVASGEFKPLPTDEDVHGAMERGLIDIVGSEVGGRLRAGRSRNDQVATLFRMWVRDAIRSVAFQVTELVDALVAQAAAHPTAIMPGKTHSQAAQPVLLAHQLLAHAQPLLRDLQRIQDLDKRLAVSPYGSGALAGSSLSLDPEAIAAELGFDSACDNSIDGTSSRDFAAETAFVLAQIAVDMSRLAEEIIYWCTPEYGYVTLADAWSTGSSIMPQKKNPDVAELTRGKTGRLIGNLAGLLATLKAQPLAYNRDLQEDKEPIVDSFAQLNLLLPAMTGLVSTLTFHEERMLELAPAGFTLATDLAEWMVREGVPFRQAHEASGACVRLAETRGVGLDELTDEELASVDVRLTPAVRSVLTVEGAVASRATRGGTAGVRVVEQRDRVAAAAADFKEWAGTPVRN, encoded by the coding sequence ATGGCTGGCACCAACGAAGGCGCCCTCTGGGGAGGCCGCTTCTCCGGCGGTCCCTCTGAGGCGATGTTCGCCCTATCTGTATCCACGCACTTCGACTGGGTGCTGGCGCCCTATGACGTGCTCGCTTCCAAAGCTCACGCGCGAGTGTTGCACAAGGCAGGCTTGCTTTCCGACGCCGACCTGGACACCATGCTCTCCGGTCTGGATCAGCTTGGTGCAGCGGTAGCGTCCGGCGAGTTTAAGCCACTGCCCACCGACGAGGATGTCCACGGTGCGATGGAACGTGGCCTGATCGACATCGTCGGCTCCGAGGTCGGCGGGCGTCTCCGCGCGGGCCGCTCCCGAAACGACCAGGTGGCGACCCTGTTCCGCATGTGGGTGCGCGACGCCATCCGATCCGTGGCCTTCCAGGTCACTGAGTTGGTGGATGCACTCGTGGCTCAAGCTGCCGCGCACCCAACCGCGATCATGCCCGGCAAGACCCACTCCCAGGCGGCGCAGCCGGTCCTGCTGGCACACCAGCTGCTGGCACACGCGCAGCCACTGCTGCGTGATCTGCAGCGCATCCAAGACCTGGACAAGCGCCTGGCAGTGTCGCCTTACGGCTCGGGCGCGTTGGCTGGATCGTCGCTGTCCCTGGACCCAGAGGCTATCGCTGCTGAGCTCGGCTTCGACTCCGCTTGCGACAACTCCATCGATGGCACCTCCTCCCGCGATTTCGCCGCGGAGACCGCCTTCGTGCTGGCTCAGATCGCGGTGGATATGTCTCGCCTGGCCGAGGAGATCATCTACTGGTGCACCCCAGAGTACGGCTACGTCACGCTTGCCGACGCCTGGTCCACCGGTTCCTCCATCATGCCGCAGAAGAAGAACCCGGACGTTGCAGAGCTGACCCGTGGCAAGACGGGTCGCTTGATCGGTAACCTCGCCGGCCTGCTTGCAACGCTCAAGGCGCAGCCGCTGGCCTACAACCGCGACCTGCAGGAGGACAAGGAGCCCATCGTGGACTCCTTCGCGCAGCTCAACCTGCTCCTTCCTGCTATGACGGGGCTGGTGTCCACGCTGACCTTCCACGAGGAGCGGATGCTGGAGCTAGCGCCAGCCGGTTTCACTCTGGCCACCGACCTCGCCGAGTGGATGGTTCGTGAAGGCGTGCCGTTCCGTCAAGCCCATGAGGCTTCTGGCGCTTGTGTGCGCCTGGCGGAGACCCGGGGCGTTGGGCTGGACGAACTGACCGATGAGGAATTGGCATCCGTTGATGTTCGCCTCACCCCGGCAGTGCGATCCGTCCTGACGGTCGAAGGGGCCGTGGCCTCGCGTGCGACGCGTGGCGGGACCGCAGGGGTGCGCGTCGTCGAGCAGCGTGACCGGGTTGCGGCTGCCGCTGCCGACTTTAAGGAGTGGGCGGGAACGCCAGTGCGTAATTAA